TACAGGTGAAAAATTTAGTTTCATACCTCTACCAGAATGAAGATCTGGTTTTGTAAGTATCAAAACAATATTATGTTCTGAATTATAAAGTGTATCCAATATAGCTGCAGCAGATATTGATGTTCCAGCAAAAATAATTTTCATTTTAAAAAAATAAAAAATAGTAAAAATAAAATATATTTTATTAATAAATTTGATATTAAAATTGAATTTTATTTCAATCTAGTAATAGTAATATATTTATGTTTTTATGTTAAATTTTAATGTCATGAGTTATATTATAACAATTATTTTTCTGTTTATTTATACTTTATGAGATAATTTTAATAAAATAAAAATAATTAAATATTCAAATTATTATAAAGAATAAAGGAAAATTTTTTGACTAAAAAAACAAATAAACGAATAGTCCTTGGTATACAATATGATGGTTCTTTATGGCAAGGTTGGCAAACACAATATCATGGTAAAACAATACAAAATATTGTTGAAGATGCTTTAAAGAAATTTCTATTAACACCAATAAAAATTACTTGTGCAAGTCGTACTGATTCCGGAGTTCATGCTTTAGAGCAAATAGTTCATTTTGATACAGTATTAAAACGTTCAAATATATCATGGATACGTGGAATTAATAATTTTTTGCCATATTCAATTGCAATAATATGGGTGTACGAAATTTCTAATTCATTTTTATTTTCTTTGGATGTTTTAAAAAATAATAAAAAAACAAAAAATATTTTTCATGCTCGTTTTAGCGCTATTTCTCGCAAATATTGTTATTTATTATATAATTATCCAATACGTTTACCATTATTTTATAAAAAATTTGGATGGGTACATTCTCCATTAAATTTACAGCGTATGCGTATTGCCGCAAATTATCTTATTGGAACTCATAATTTTACAACTTTTAGATCATCAGCATGTCAAGCAAAATCTCCTATTTGCAATATATATAAATTTAATATTGAAAAACATGGCAATTTTTTTATATTAAATATATGTGCAAATTCATTTTTGCAACATATGGTACGAAACATTATTGGATCATTAATTATGGTAGGTAATTTAAAAAAAGAACCAGAATGGATATTGGAATTATTAAAGAATAACAATCGAAATAAAGCTGGACCAACTTTTATGGCAGATGGTTTATATTTAGTTAAAATTAAATATTCTTCTAAATGGAAACTACCCCAGCAATCAATTTTTAAAAAATGGTTTAAAAATATTTCAAAAAATTTTTTTTAAAAATTAATTACAAAATAATGATATTATTTTAATTTTCTTTTTTATAAAAAAGATTTATTTATGAATTGGCTTAAAAATTATTCATTTCCTAATTTACAAAAAAATAATGCTTTTGTTAAAAAATCGATTCCAAAAGGATTGTGGATTAAATGTTTATCTTGTAAAACTATATTGTATAAAAATGATTTAAAGTTTAATCAGCAAGTTTGTACAAAATGTGATTATCATATGCAGATTAAAGCTAGAGATAGATTAAATAATTTTCTTGATAAAAATAATTTTCATGAAATTGGAGAAAATATATTACCAGTAGATACTTTAAATTTTAAAGATAATATAAAATATTCTGAACGTTTGAAGTTAGCAAAAAAAAATACAAATGAAACTGATGCCTTAATTGTTATAAAAGGTTCTATCATGAATTTACCATTAGTAGTGGCTGTATTTGAGTTTGAATTCATGGGTGGATCAATGGGATCAGTTGTTGGTGAACGATTTATTCAAGGAGCACAAATTTCTTTAGAACAAAAAATTCCGTTTGTTTGTATCACTGCTACTGGAGGAGCTCGTATGCAAGAAGGTTTATTATCATTAATGCAAATGGCAAAAACTACAGCAATTTTAACTAAATTATCTAAAAAAAAAATTCCCTTTATTAGTGTTTTAACAAACCCAACTATGGGGGGGGTTTCTGCATCTTTTGCTTTTATGGGGGATATAGTAATTGCTGAACCAGGAGCATTAATTGGTTTTGCTGGTCCAAGAGTAATTAAAAATACTGTAAAAGAAAAATTACCTGATGGATTTCAAAGTTCTGAATTTTTATTAAAAAAAGGGGCTTTAGATATGATTATTGATCGTCGTAAACTACGTTTTAAGATTGCAAATTTATTAGCTTTATTACAAAAGAAATCAATATAATTTTTTATTAAATTAAATGTAATGTTTACCTTAAAATATTTATATAAATTTATTTATAAAATCGTAAAAATAATAATTTTTTTTATTTTAAAAAGTATTAAATTTTTTATAAAATATTCTAAATAGATCAAATTACAAATCTATATTACAGAACTAGTTATGTTATATATAAAAAATAAATATAATTTATTTTACTAATGAAACATAATTTTTATCATGTAATAACTTTTGTAATCTTTCTGTTCTTATAATTTTAAAATTATAAAGAATTACATATATTAAAATGAATTTTATTAAATAAATATCAAAACAATTGTTGTAGAAATAATTTCAGTAATAAAAGTATTGAATTTATGATAAAAAGTATAATAATCAACTTAGTTTTACATAAAATATTAAAATAATATAATAATTATTGAATAAATATATTATTTATAATCAGTATTATATCAATTAAATGTATTTTAAAAATATATATTTATAAAAATTTATTTTTATTAAAATACTAAATTAATTTTTAATTTTAGTTTTAATTTTTATCAATTTAAATTATTTTTATTAATGTAAAAATATTTTTTATATTCTATGTAACATATAATAAATTAAGGAACATAAATGAGACGAGTTTTTATATTTTTATTAACAAATATTGCTATAATCTTAGTGTTAAATATTATGCTATCATTATTGGGTATTAATTATTTTTTTTATAAAATTGGATTAAATATAAAAATATTAACAATTTCTTCAATAATTTTTGGTTTTACTGGATCCATAATATCTTTATTATTAAGTAAGAAAATAGCTAAATGGTCTATGAATTTAATGGTCATTAAAAATCCATCTAATTTTACTGAAGATTGGTTATTAAAAACAGTAAATAAAATTTCTAAAAATGCTAATATTTCTACACCAGAGGTTGCAATATATAACGGCGAAATAAATGCGTTTGCTACAGGTGCTTTTAAAAATTCTTCTTTAATAGCAATTTCTGCTAATTTATTAGAAAGTATGACAAAATTAGAAATAAAAGCAATTATTGCTCATGAAATTTCTCATATTTCTAATGGAGATATGGTGACTATGCTATTAATACAAGGAGTTATAAATACATTTATTATACTAATTTCACGAATATTTAGTTATATTCTAGATTGTTTCTTATTAAATTCATATGATGATTCAAATTATAATTCTAATTATAATCATAAAATATATGGTTTAATAACAACTATATTACAAATATTTTTAGGTTTTGGAGCATCTATTGTTGTAGCGTGGTTTTCACGTAATAGAGAATTTCGAGCTGATCATGGGTCAGCTAAATTATTAGGAACACCTGATCCAATGATAAGCGCCTTACGTCATTTGTCTAATATATCTATAGTTAATGATTTACCAAAATCAATAGCTATTCTAGGTATTAATAATAACTTTAAAAAAAAGAGTTTTTTAAAATTATTTGCTACTCATCCATCTTTTGAAAAAAGAATTGCTATTTTAAGTAATTTATATAAATCTTAGTTAAGTAATTTGTAATAAATTTACATTTATTTTTTAAAATTACTCTTGAATTAATTATCAATTAATTTATATACTATATGGATAATGTAATTTAAAGGCTTACTGAAACTATCGCTTTATTTTATAAGGAGATCTAAAATGACTGTAAGTGCTTTCGCTCCATTTTATCGTTCTACTATTGGATTTGATCGTCTAGCACAAATTTTTGATAATGTTAGAACTGAAGCTCAACAAAGTTATCCGCCATACAATATAGAATTAGTTGATGAAAATAAATATCGTATAACTATGGCTATAGCTGGTTTTAATCGATCTGATTTAGAAATAGAAACAGAACGCGATACATTAAGAATAACTGGTCGAAAACAAGCCGATACACAACAAAGAAATTTCTTGCATCGTGGTATAGCTACTCGTAATTTTGAGCACCGTTTTCAATTAGCTGATCATGTTCATGTTGTAGCTGCATTTTTTGATCAAGGTATTTTAAATATAGATCTAATTAGAGAAGTTCCAGAAGCACTAAAACCTAGAAAAATATATATTAATACAACTAAAAATACAGATCGAATAGAGTAAAACTAAATACATCTAGTCTTTTAAGACTAGATGTATAAAAAAAATACATTTAAAATAATGAATTTTTATTTTAAATATTAAAATCTAAATTAAAATCTTAAAAATTTTTAAAAAACTATAAAAATAAAATGAATATATTTTTTAAAATTCTTATTTTTTTTCAAATAATTTCCGCTTTTACAATTATTAATTTAATTATATTTCAATATAAAAAAAATATATGTTTTAATAGAGTAACAACTACTAATCCTAGTGTTTCTAATAGTTTCTTTGGATCTATTGGTTCTTTTAATTTTATATTTAAATTAATTTTTATATTTTCTGCATTATTTTTTTTATCAACAATGTGTTTAACATATCTTAGTAAACAAAAAATAAATAATAATACAATAAATCATTTTTATAAACAGTTAAATTCTTCTAAAATATCATCTACTTACTCAGATAATCATAATATAAAGATAAAAAATAATAAAAAATAAAATATTTGTATTATAATTAATTGTATTATAATTAATTTTAAAATTATTACTGCCGACGTGGTGAAATGGTAGACACGCTATCTTGAGGGGGTAGTAGCTATTAAAGCTGTATGAGTTCAAATCTCATCGTCGGCACCAAATAAAATATTAACATAACTTTTAATCATAAAATTATAAATCGTGAATTTAAAAAATTTTTTTCCTATTTTTTTGTTTATTGTTATTGGTATAATTATTGGTATTTTACCTCAAATAATGGGGCGTATTTTAGGTCCATATAAACCTAATCCACAAAAAAATTCTCCATATGAATGTGGTTTTAAGGAATTTGGTGGTATACCAATAAAATTTGATGTGCGTTATTATCTTATAGCAATTTTTTTTATTTTATTTGATCTAGAGACTATTTTTTTTTTTCCATGGGGGGTAGTTATGCGTGATCTTAATGCCTATGGTTTTATGTCTATGATAATATTTATTATTGAATTTATAATTAGTTTTTTATATATTTGGAAAAAAGGTGCTTTAGACTGGGAATAAATTATGTCAATTAAAAATGTATTTAAACATGGATTTATAACTCTTACCTTAGATAAATTAATTAATTGGACTCGTACTAGCTCAATGTGGCCAATGACTTTTGGACTTGCTTGTTGTGCTATTGAAATGATGCATGCTGGCGCCTCACGATATGATTTAGATCGCTTTGGTATTATGTTTCGTCCATCTCCACGCCAATCAGATGTAATGATTGTAGCTGGAACATTATGTAATAAAATGGCGCCAGCTTTACGAAAAGTTTATGATCAAATGACTGAACCAAAATGGGTAATTTCCATGGGTTCTTGTGCAAATGGTGGCGGTTATTATCATTACTCTTATTCTGTGGTAAGAGGTTGTGATCGAATTGTTCCGGTAGATGTATATATTCCAGGATGCCCCCCAACTGCAGAAGCCTTGTTATATGGTATTATTCAATTGCAAAATAAAATTAAACGGACTAATATTATTAATCGTTAAATAAACCATGATTACAAAATTAAAAAAATTAGAATTCACATTAAAAGATATACTAGGTAAATATTTACAAAAATTAATTATAAGTTTAAATGAAATTACAATTATAATTAATGCTATAGATTATTATTCTACAATGAAAATATTACGAGATCATGTTAATTTTAGATTTGAACAATTAATTGATTTATGTGGTATTGATTATTCTATATATAATAAAAATATTAATTCTGATAATTCTAATAAAAATCTACGATTTGCAATAGTATTACATTTATTATCATTAAATTATAATTGGAGATTACGTGTTCGAGTGTTTGCCGAAAATAATGAATTACCAAGATTACATTCAATAACTTCATTATGGTCTTCTGCAAATTGGTATGAGCGTGAAGCATTTGATTTATTTGGAATTTTTTTTGATGGACATGATGATTTGCGTCGTTTGTTAACGGATTATGGTTTTGTAGGACACCCTTTTCGAAAAGATTTTCCAGTTATAGGTTATGTTGAAATGAAATATAATACACAAGAATCTCGAATAATTTATCAACCTGTCACAATTGAATCGCGTGAAAATTATCCGCGTATAACAAAAAATAGAAAAAATAAAAAATATAATATAGATTAAATATTAAAAATAAATTTAAAAATAATGTTAGAAATTAAAAGTTATAAATTAAATTTTGGTCCACAACATCCTGCTGCACATGGTGTATTACGATTAATATTAGAGCTTGAAGGAGAGGTAGTAAGAAAAGCGGATCCTCATATTGGTTTATTGCATCGTGCAACTGAAAAATTAGCCGAACAAAGAACTTATTTACAATCATTACCATATATGGATCGTCTTGATTATGTTTCTATGATGTGTAATGAGCATGCATATGTTATGGCTATTGAAAAATTACTAAATATTAAAATACCAATACGTGCTCAATATATTAGAGTAATGTTTGATGAAATTACAAGATTATTAAATCATTTAATGTGGATTGGTTCGCATAGTTTAGATATTGGAGCTATGGGAGTTTTATTATATGCTTTTCGCGAAAGAGAAGATTTACTGGATTGCTATGAAGCGGTTTCTGGAGCTAGAATGCATGCTGCCTATTATAGGCCTGGTGGAGTATATCGTGATCTACCAGAAATAATGCCTCAATATAAATCATCAATTATTCGAAATAATAAAGCAACTAAAATTCTTAATGAAAATAGACAGGGTTCTTTATTGGATTTTATAGAAGATTTTACGAATCGTTTTCCTAAAAATATTGATGAATATGAAACATTATTAACAGATAATCGTATTTGGAAACAACGTTTAGTTGGAATTGGAGTAGTTTCTCCAGAGCGGGCATTATCAATGGGATTTACCGGTCCTATGTTACGTGGATCTGGGGTTAAGTGGGATTTGCGTAAAAAACAACCTTATGAAATTTATAATTTACTTAATTTTGATATTCCTATTGGAAAAAATGGTGATTCATATGATCGTTATTTAGTAAGAATAGAAGAAATGCGTCAGTCCAATAAAATTATTAAACAATGTATTAAATGGTTAAGAAGTAATAAAGGCCCAGTAATTTCAAATAATAATAAAATTACTTCTCCTGCTCGCATTAATATGAAATCGAATATGGAAGATCTTATTCATCATTTTAAATTATTTACAGAGGGTTTTTATGTTCCTTTAGGTGAGATATATTCTTGTGTTGAACATCCAAAAGGTGAATTTGGTATTTATTTAGTATCAGATGGAGCGAATAAACCATATCGGATTAAAATTCGATCTCCTGGTTTTGCGCATTTACAAAGTTTAAGTGAAATGATATCTGGACATATGATTTCTGACGTTGTAACTATTATTGGTACACAGGATATTGTGTTTGGAGAGATTGATCGTTAAAAATTAATTTATTTATCTTTATATAAAATTCTATAAATTAAAATGTTATTAAGCGAAGAAGCATATAAAAAAATTGATGAAGAAGTAAAAAAATACCCTATTAATAAACAAAAATCCGCGGTTATAGCGGCACTGGCTATAGCTCAAGAGGAAAAAAAATGGTTATCTCCTGAAATACAAAAAGATATTGCAAATTACTTAAATATACCTCCAATTGCTGTATATGAGATAGCTACTTTTTATAGTATGTTCCACACTAACCCGGTTGGTAAATATACGATTACAATATGCACAAATTTGCCTTGTATTTTAGCGGGTAGTTTAAAATCTATGAAATATTTAATTCAAAAATTAAATATTAATTTTCCAAAACAAATTACTACAAATGATTATTTTTTTACATTAATTGAATCTGAATGTATGGGGGCATGTGGTGACGCTCCAGTAATTTTAATAAATAATAAACGAATGTGTAGCTATATGTCTATAAAAAAAATAGATATTCTTTTAAAAGAACTAAAAAGTTTATAAAGGAAATTAAGATGACCAGTTTACATAATCGCCATATTAATCCTTTAATATTAGCTAATCTTAATGGTAAAAATTGGGGTTTAACGGATTATATTAAACGAGGAGGTTATAAATCTATAAAATATATTTTAGAAAAAAAAATTACACCAGAGCAAATAATTTCTGAGTTAAAAG
The sequence above is a segment of the Candidatus Profftella armatura genome. Coding sequences within it:
- a CDS encoding tRNA pseudouridine synthase A; amino-acid sequence: MTKKTNKRIVLGIQYDGSLWQGWQTQYHGKTIQNIVEDALKKFLLTPIKITCASRTDSGVHALEQIVHFDTVLKRSNISWIRGINNFLPYSIAIIWVYEISNSFLFSLDVLKNNKKTKNIFHARFSAISRKYCYLLYNYPIRLPLFYKKFGWVHSPLNLQRMRIAANYLIGTHNFTTFRSSACQAKSPICNIYKFNIEKHGNFFILNICANSFLQHMVRNIIGSLIMVGNLKKEPEWILELLKNNNRNKAGPTFMADGLYLVKIKYSSKWKLPQQSIFKKWFKNISKNFF
- the accD gene encoding acetyl-CoA carboxylase, carboxyltransferase subunit beta; this encodes MNWLKNYSFPNLQKNNAFVKKSIPKGLWIKCLSCKTILYKNDLKFNQQVCTKCDYHMQIKARDRLNNFLDKNNFHEIGENILPVDTLNFKDNIKYSERLKLAKKNTNETDALIVIKGSIMNLPLVVAVFEFEFMGGSMGSVVGERFIQGAQISLEQKIPFVCITATGGARMQEGLLSLMQMAKTTAILTKLSKKKIPFISVLTNPTMGGVSASFAFMGDIVIAEPGALIGFAGPRVIKNTVKEKLPDGFQSSEFLLKKGALDMIIDRRKLRFKIANLLALLQKKSI
- the htpX gene encoding protease HtpX, translating into MRRVFIFLLTNIAIILVLNIMLSLLGINYFFYKIGLNIKILTISSIIFGFTGSIISLLLSKKIAKWSMNLMVIKNPSNFTEDWLLKTVNKISKNANISTPEVAIYNGEINAFATGAFKNSSLIAISANLLESMTKLEIKAIIAHEISHISNGDMVTMLLIQGVINTFIILISRIFSYILDCFLLNSYDDSNYNSNYNHKIYGLITTILQIFLGFGASIVVAWFSRNREFRADHGSAKLLGTPDPMISALRHLSNISIVNDLPKSIAILGINNNFKKKSFLKLFATHPSFEKRIAILSNLYKS
- a CDS encoding Hsp20 family protein, encoding MTVSAFAPFYRSTIGFDRLAQIFDNVRTEAQQSYPPYNIELVDENKYRITMAIAGFNRSDLEIETERDTLRITGRKQADTQQRNFLHRGIATRNFEHRFQLADHVHVVAAFFDQGILNIDLIREVPEALKPRKIYINTTKNTDRIE
- the secG gene encoding preprotein translocase subunit SecG, translated to MNIFFKILIFFQIISAFTIINLIIFQYKKNICFNRVTTTNPSVSNSFFGSIGSFNFIFKLIFIFSALFFLSTMCLTYLSKQKINNNTINHFYKQLNSSKISSTYSDNHNIKIKNNKK
- the ndhC gene encoding NADH-quinone oxidoreductase subunit A is translated as MNLKNFFPIFLFIVIGIIIGILPQIMGRILGPYKPNPQKNSPYECGFKEFGGIPIKFDVRYYLIAIFFILFDLETIFFFPWGVVMRDLNAYGFMSMIIFIIEFIISFLYIWKKGALDWE
- a CDS encoding NuoB/complex I 20 kDa subunit family protein, producing MSIKNVFKHGFITLTLDKLINWTRTSSMWPMTFGLACCAIEMMHAGASRYDLDRFGIMFRPSPRQSDVMIVAGTLCNKMAPALRKVYDQMTEPKWVISMGSCANGGGYYHYSYSVVRGCDRIVPVDVYIPGCPPTAEALLYGIIQLQNKIKRTNIINR
- a CDS encoding NADH-quinone oxidoreductase subunit C; the encoded protein is MITKLKKLEFTLKDILGKYLQKLIISLNEITIIINAIDYYSTMKILRDHVNFRFEQLIDLCGIDYSIYNKNINSDNSNKNLRFAIVLHLLSLNYNWRLRVRVFAENNELPRLHSITSLWSSANWYEREAFDLFGIFFDGHDDLRRLLTDYGFVGHPFRKDFPVIGYVEMKYNTQESRIIYQPVTIESRENYPRITKNRKNKKYNID
- a CDS encoding NADH-quinone oxidoreductase subunit D; amino-acid sequence: MLEIKSYKLNFGPQHPAAHGVLRLILELEGEVVRKADPHIGLLHRATEKLAEQRTYLQSLPYMDRLDYVSMMCNEHAYVMAIEKLLNIKIPIRAQYIRVMFDEITRLLNHLMWIGSHSLDIGAMGVLLYAFREREDLLDCYEAVSGARMHAAYYRPGGVYRDLPEIMPQYKSSIIRNNKATKILNENRQGSLLDFIEDFTNRFPKNIDEYETLLTDNRIWKQRLVGIGVVSPERALSMGFTGPMLRGSGVKWDLRKKQPYEIYNLLNFDIPIGKNGDSYDRYLVRIEEMRQSNKIIKQCIKWLRSNKGPVISNNNKITSPARINMKSNMEDLIHHFKLFTEGFYVPLGEIYSCVEHPKGEFGIYLVSDGANKPYRIKIRSPGFAHLQSLSEMISGHMISDVVTIIGTQDIVFGEIDR
- the nuoE gene encoding NADH-quinone oxidoreductase subunit NuoE translates to MLLSEEAYKKIDEEVKKYPINKQKSAVIAALAIAQEEKKWLSPEIQKDIANYLNIPPIAVYEIATFYSMFHTNPVGKYTITICTNLPCILAGSLKSMKYLIQKLNINFPKQITTNDYFFTLIESECMGACGDAPVILINNKRMCSYMSIKKIDILLKELKSL